The following DNA comes from Moritella sp. 24.
TCAAAACTGACTCCCCGGTTAAATTAATTCCGCTATAATACGCGCCAACCTTAGTACTCAACCTCATTTGGAGTCCACAATGGATGAACTAACCCAATTATGCCAAACCCGTTCAGAGATCTACTGGTGGCTTTCAACCACATTAGCAGCAGAGCTAACCGACGAACAACTTGGTCAATATCAATCAGCTGAAATCCAAGGTTTTTTACAAGGGTTAGCAGCAACACCAGCATTAACAGCTTCAGCAGAGAAGTTAATCAGTGCCCTAGCCGCCGCTAATTTACGTAATGATGCACGCTTAGAATTATGTGCCGATTACGCACAAGTATTTCTAGGCAACAGCAAATCATCAGCGCCACCGTATGCATCGGTATTCACTAGTGAAGAAGGTCATTTGATGCAAGAAGCATATCAAAAGATGACTGCGCTATTAGACGAGCATAATATTAATATCAATGAAAAATACAGCGAACCAGCAGATCACATTGCTATTCAACTTGATTTCATGGGTAACTTAATCTTAAAAACGTTGGATTCTGAATCAGAAGAAGAGATCCGCGCTAACTTTGCACTACAGCATGATTTCCTAGAAACTCATCTGCTTAACTGGTTAGGTGACTTTGAGATTAAAGTAAAAGATTGTGATAAGTTCGGTTTTTATGCAGCCGTTGTTGAACTGCTATTAGCATTCGCACAATTAGACTCTGATTGGTTAGAAACTGAATTAGATTAATTTCTATTTAGATACAACAAAGGGCTATTAACAGCCCTTTGTTTTCATTACATTATCGCTTTAAACATTCACTGAGCGTCTTATTTCAAACCACTGATAAATGCTTGTAAATCAGCGCCTACATCAGGGTGACGTAAGCCATATTCAATGAATGCCTTCATGTAACCCAGCTTCGAACCACAGTCATGCAACTTACCGCTAATGTGGAAAGCTTCAACTGTTTCTAACGTCATAAGGTCATCAATCGCATCTGTCAATTGAATTTCATCACCAGCACCTGGAGCGGTACGCGCTAGCAACTCCCAGATTGCAGCAGGTAACACATAACGTCCTGCAACAGCTAAATTAGATGGCGCCTTGTCTTGCGCTGGTTTCTCAATCACCGCTGTCATCTTAGTTGATTCACCAGCGCTAAGTTCAACACCAGCACAATCTGCAACACCGTAACCAGACACTAAATTCATCGGCACAGGTTCAACCATGATCTGACTAAAGCCTGTTTCATCAAAACGACGCATCATGCTTGCTAAGTTTTCAGTTTTTAGATCCGCACTCACTTCATCCATCAATACATCAGGCAGTACCACAGCAAACGGTTCATCACCAATAATTGGTTTTGCACACAATACAGCATGCCCTAAACCTTTCGCCACACCTTGACGAATGTGCATTATCGTCACGCCTTTTGGTGCAATCGCTTGAACTTCAGCTAATAGTTGACGTTTAACACGATGCTCTAGTGTCGATTCTAGTTCAAATGATGTATCAAAATGGTTTTCAATCGCATTTTTTGATGCATGTGTGACAAGCACGATCTCTGTAATACCTGCAGCTGCACATTCATTAACGATATATTGAATCAGAGGTTTATCTGCCACTGGTAACATTTCTTTTGGAATCGCTTTCGTTGCTGGCAACATACGAGTGCCTAACCCTGCAACAGGAATGACCGCTTTTGTTATCTTAGTCTGTTTCAACTTTTATTATCCTTGTTAACCTTTCTCTTAGGTTTGTAATTTTATTTTTTGTATTTGATAAATGAAATAATAATGCAAACGCTACACCTTATAAAAGTCACGATACCAATCAACAAAGGCTTTAACCCCTTCTTTCACTTTTATTTTCGAAGTATAGCCTGTGACTTCAAATAGATCTTGCGTATCAGCATAAGTCGCATAAACATCACCGGGCTGCATCGGCATGAAATTTTTATTAGCTGTAATGCCTAATGAATCTTCCAACGCTTCAATGTAATCCATGAGTTTAACTGGGCTACCATGACCGATATTATAAACACGGTACGGCGCACTGCTTGTTGCAGGACTACCCGTTTCTACTTTCCAATCTGCATCCGGCGCTGGGATTACATCTTGGATCTGTAAAACACCTGCGACAATATCATCGATGTAAGTAAAGTCGCGTAACATATCGCCATTGTTATATACGTCAATTTGCTCACCCGCGATAATCGCTTTCGTAAACTTGAACAACGCCATATCCGGACGACCCCAAGGACCATATACAGTGAAAAAACGCAGTCCAGTGGTCGGTACACCGTATAAGTGTGAGTACGTATGGGCCATCAATTCATTTGATTTCTTCGATGCTGCATATAACGAAATAGGATGATCAACACTATCACTTGTACTAAACGGCGTTTTATTATTTAATCCATAGACCGAGCTTGATGATGCATAAACTAAATGCTT
Coding sequences within:
- the torD gene encoding molecular chaperone TorD is translated as MDELTQLCQTRSEIYWWLSTTLAAELTDEQLGQYQSAEIQGFLQGLAATPALTASAEKLISALAAANLRNDARLELCADYAQVFLGNSKSSAPPYASVFTSEEGHLMQEAYQKMTALLDEHNININEKYSEPADHIAIQLDFMGNLILKTLDSESEEEIRANFALQHDFLETHLLNWLGDFEIKVKDCDKFGFYAAVVELLLAFAQLDSDWLETELD
- a CDS encoding NAD-dependent epimerase, coding for MKYLITGAAGFIGSRCAELLCQQGHQVVGVDNLNDYYDVNLKFARLANAKKSALFSFIELDLADRDGVAALFTEHQFDRVIHLAAQAGVRYSIDNPMAYADSNLTGFLTVLEGCRNNKVKHLVYASSSSVYGLNNKTPFSTSDSVDHPISLYAASKKSNELMAHTYSHLYGVPTTGLRFFTVYGPWGRPDMALFKFTKAIIAGEQIDVYNNGDMLRDFTYIDDIVAGVLQIQDVIPAPDADWKVETGSPATSSAPYRVYNIGHGSPVKLMDYIEALEDSLGITANKNFMPMQPGDVYATYADTQDLFEVTGYTSKIKVKEGVKAFVDWYRDFYKV
- the galU gene encoding UTP--glucose-1-phosphate uridylyltransferase GalU, whose amino-acid sequence is MKQTKITKAVIPVAGLGTRMLPATKAIPKEMLPVADKPLIQYIVNECAAAGITEIVLVTHASKNAIENHFDTSFELESTLEHRVKRQLLAEVQAIAPKGVTIMHIRQGVAKGLGHAVLCAKPIIGDEPFAVVLPDVLMDEVSADLKTENLASMMRRFDETGFSQIMVEPVPMNLVSGYGVADCAGVELSAGESTKMTAVIEKPAQDKAPSNLAVAGRYVLPAAIWELLARTAPGAGDEIQLTDAIDDLMTLETVEAFHISGKLHDCGSKLGYMKAFIEYGLRHPDVGADLQAFISGLK